A stretch of Acidobacteriota bacterium DNA encodes these proteins:
- a CDS encoding caspase family protein: MKKRPASFNSLNTALPAVLRRALFLLALLCASFAPQTPGEKPELILQTGHAEKIEAIAYSPDGRYLATGSSDRTIKIWEALTGRELRALNGGTGIKALAYSPDGRLLASGGNDGKLRLWDTASGQERAVFDGHPKGVLALAFSSDGRWLASGGTDDKTVKLWEVATQHAVHSLSGHQAWVTALAFSPDSQTLVSGDAAGGLRLWELNTGALQHTLTAHKDRIRSLAFSADGERLASGGNDAVIQLWQPRTGQLLKSLPTQPASVVAVAFASNGQQLLICTNDHTRKRFALANSNSTGSANIIANEIEQTKLDNGENLNRYQTAVFSADGQSLAVCDGTRDVMMHQTTGAAEAFALTSRVNPVKAVAFSPDGRWLATGNQDTSITLWETFSGRAVGTLYSNAGSINALAFSPDNQTLASGSYGGVIKLWEVMAARELKSWQAHNDGINALAFSVDGQRLFSASVDATIRSWEPTTGRELARLTGHQGEVTALSLGADGKLLASASADQTAKLWDVATGALLRTFARAGGPLLAVALAPDGKTLATGDAERAIKIRDIGTGNEMRTLNANGRVLSLAFSPDGKTLAAGQSGAVIQLWETDNWQPRASLSGHTGAVNALSFHPEGGWLVSGSEDGSARLWGLANYSLAATLAALRANNPDKQDWIVVTPDGLFDGSPVAWNQILWRFARNTFNVAPVEAFFSDFFYPELLADILTNRRPPPKENIAQLDRRQPSVKLALPSTTSANATSARTLKVRLEIAEAAADNQHTQGSGAQDVRLFRNGALVKVWHGDVLKGQTRATLESEVTLQAGENRLTAYAFNRANIKSADAQLLVQGAAALQRRGTAYVIAVGINRYSNPNFNLNFAVADAQLFSDEWVKQQTALKRFARIEPVLLTDAQATKANFVAALQRLAGAPLLANAPPALQKLQPAQPEDGIVVYFAGHGIALEQRFYLLPYELGYRGKREDLTDAAMRRVLPLAISDEELERLFEPIDAGTMLLVLDACNSGQALEAEEKRRGPMNAKGLAQLAYEKGMNILTAAQSYQVAKENSALGHGYLTYALIEDGLRKMAADRRPRDGQVVLREWFDFASSAVPEMVTARVNSDQKYAGRGLAKVRLLKMREVQRPRVFYRREAEAQPLIVGK; this comes from the coding sequence ATGAAAAAACGGCCAGCCAGTTTTAATTCTCTCAACACTGCGCTCCCGGCAGTGTTGAGGCGCGCCCTTTTTTTGCTCGCTTTGCTGTGCGCCTCTTTCGCACCGCAAACGCCCGGCGAAAAGCCGGAGTTGATCCTGCAAACCGGTCACGCCGAAAAGATCGAAGCCATCGCCTACAGCCCCGATGGCCGCTACCTCGCGACCGGCAGTTCTGACCGCACCATCAAAATTTGGGAGGCGCTGACGGGCCGCGAACTGCGCGCCTTGAACGGCGGCACGGGCATCAAGGCGTTGGCTTATAGCCCGGATGGACGCTTGCTCGCCTCAGGCGGCAACGATGGCAAGCTGCGTTTGTGGGATACGGCGTCGGGGCAAGAGCGCGCCGTTTTTGACGGCCATCCCAAAGGCGTTTTGGCGCTGGCATTCAGTTCTGACGGGCGCTGGCTGGCTTCGGGCGGAACGGATGACAAGACGGTGAAACTGTGGGAGGTCGCGACGCAACACGCAGTGCATTCCCTCTCCGGCCATCAGGCCTGGGTTACGGCTTTGGCCTTTAGCCCTGATAGCCAGACGCTCGTTTCTGGTGACGCGGCAGGCGGGTTACGGCTTTGGGAGCTAAACACCGGTGCGTTGCAACACACGCTCACCGCGCACAAAGACCGCATTCGCAGCTTGGCCTTCAGCGCGGACGGCGAGCGTTTGGCGTCCGGCGGCAACGATGCCGTCATTCAACTCTGGCAACCACGCACGGGCCAGTTATTGAAAAGCCTGCCAACTCAACCCGCGTCCGTCGTGGCCGTAGCCTTTGCGTCCAATGGCCAACAATTGCTCATCTGCACCAACGATCACACCCGCAAACGTTTCGCTCTCGCCAACAGCAACAGCACCGGCTCTGCCAACATCATCGCCAACGAAATTGAACAGACTAAACTCGATAACGGCGAAAATCTCAACCGTTATCAGACGGCAGTTTTCAGCGCGGATGGACAGTCACTGGCGGTCTGCGATGGCACACGCGACGTGATGATGCATCAGACAACGGGCGCGGCTGAAGCGTTCGCGTTGACGAGCCGCGTCAATCCGGTCAAAGCGGTGGCCTTCAGCCCAGATGGCCGCTGGCTGGCGACGGGCAATCAGGATACTTCGATCACGTTGTGGGAGACGTTTTCGGGCCGCGCGGTGGGCACACTCTATAGCAACGCGGGCAGCATTAATGCGCTGGCCTTCAGTCCCGACAATCAAACACTGGCGTCGGGCAGTTATGGCGGCGTCATCAAGTTGTGGGAAGTCATGGCTGCGCGCGAACTCAAAAGCTGGCAGGCGCATAACGACGGCATCAACGCGCTGGCGTTTTCAGTGGATGGACAGCGGCTCTTTTCAGCCAGCGTGGACGCGACGATCAGAAGTTGGGAGCCAACCACAGGCCGGGAGTTGGCTAGGTTGACAGGTCATCAAGGCGAGGTCACGGCGCTGAGTCTGGGTGCCGATGGCAAGCTGCTCGCTTCGGCCAGCGCCGATCAAACCGCGAAACTGTGGGATGTCGCGACAGGCGCATTGCTGCGCACCTTTGCGCGTGCAGGCGGGCCGCTCTTGGCTGTGGCGCTTGCGCCGGATGGCAAAACGCTGGCGACTGGCGATGCTGAACGTGCGATAAAGATTCGCGACATTGGTACTGGGAATGAAATGCGCACGCTCAACGCCAATGGACGCGTGCTGAGCCTGGCGTTTTCTCCCGATGGCAAAACGCTCGCCGCTGGTCAGAGCGGCGCGGTTATTCAACTGTGGGAGACGGACAATTGGCAGCCTCGCGCTTCGCTCAGCGGACATACTGGCGCGGTCAATGCGCTGAGTTTTCATCCTGAAGGCGGCTGGCTGGTGTCGGGCAGCGAGGATGGCAGCGCGCGATTGTGGGGGCTGGCGAATTACTCGTTAGCCGCGACACTGGCGGCTTTGCGCGCGAACAACCCGGACAAGCAGGACTGGATCGTCGTCACACCGGATGGATTGTTTGATGGCTCGCCGGTGGCGTGGAATCAAATCCTCTGGCGCTTTGCGCGCAACACCTTCAACGTTGCACCGGTCGAAGCGTTTTTCAGCGATTTCTTTTATCCCGAATTGCTGGCCGACATTTTGACGAATCGGCGGCCCCCGCCCAAAGAGAACATCGCGCAACTCGACCGGCGGCAACCGAGTGTCAAACTCGCGCTGCCAAGTACAACCAGCGCCAACGCAACCAGTGCGCGCACGCTGAAAGTGCGGCTTGAGATTGCCGAGGCTGCCGCCGACAACCAGCACACGCAAGGCAGCGGTGCGCAGGATGTGCGGCTGTTCCGCAACGGCGCGCTGGTCAAGGTTTGGCACGGCGACGTCTTGAAAGGTCAAACCCGCGCCACGCTCGAAAGTGAAGTGACCTTGCAGGCGGGTGAGAATCGCTTGACGGCGTATGCCTTCAACCGCGCGAACATCAAGAGCGCCGATGCGCAATTGTTGGTGCAGGGCGCGGCAGCGTTGCAACGGCGGGGCACGGCGTATGTGATCGCCGTCGGCATCAATCGGTATTCCAATCCGAATTTCAATCTGAACTTTGCCGTGGCCGATGCGCAATTGTTCAGCGACGAATGGGTCAAGCAGCAAACGGCGCTCAAGCGCTTCGCGCGGATCGAGCCGGTGTTGCTGACCGATGCGCAAGCGACCAAGGCGAATTTCGTCGCCGCCTTGCAACGCCTGGCGGGCGCGCCACTGCTAGCCAATGCGCCGCCTGCGCTGCAAAAGTTACAACCGGCCCAACCCGAAGACGGCATCGTCGTTTATTTTGCCGGGCACGGCATTGCGCTGGAGCAGCGTTTTTATTTGTTGCCTTATGAACTCGGCTACAGAGGCAAACGCGAAGATTTGACCGATGCCGCGATGCGCCGTGTCTTGCCGTTGGCGATCTCCGATGAAGAGTTGGAGCGGTTATTTGAGCCGATTGATGCCGGAACTATGTTGCTCGTGCTCGACGCCTGCAATTCCGGCCAAGCGCTCGAGGCCGAAGAGAAACGGCGCGGGCCGATGAATGCGAAAGGACTGGCGCAGTTGGCTTATGAAAAGGGCATGAACATTCTGACCGCCGCCCAAAGTTACCAAGTCGCCAAAGAGAACTCGGCCTTGGGGCATGGCTATTTGACCTACGCGCTGATCGAAGACGGGTTGCGCAAGATGGCGGCGGATCGGCGGCCGCGTGATGGGCAGGTCGTCTTGCGCGAATGGTTCGATTTCGCTTCGAGCGCCGTGCCGGAGATGGTTACAGCCCGCGTCAACAGCGATCAGAAATATGCCGGGCGGGGCTTGGCGAAAGTGCGCTTGTTGAAGATGCGCGAGGTACAACGCCCGCGCGTTTTTTATCGCCGCGAAGCCGAAGCCCAGCCCTTGATTGTCGGAAAATGA
- a CDS encoding SMP-30/gluconolactonase/LRE family protein, translating into MNRFHPRAVLFITLLVAATLALASCSSPEPAKPATTAGQTAAASPASAEEKLPAPYATGKIVRLDPRFDKLIAPDAKIEKLTEGHKWVEGPVWNKKEGYLLYSDIPNNAIYKWQEGKGDALFLQPAGYTGTAPFTGKEPGTNGLTYNKDGLLVSCEHGDRRIAQLAADGKTKTTLADKYNGKRFNSPNDLVFKTNGDLYFTDPPYGLPKGVDDPQREMDYCGVYRLGKDGKLTLLTKEITRPNGIALAPDEKKLYVASSDPDKAIWMVYDLKPDGTLGAGKVFKDVTAWVKEGRKGLPDGMKVDKDGNLWATGPGGVHVFAADGTHLGSIETGVPTANCAFGDDGTTLYITANTALIRVKTGTKGLGF; encoded by the coding sequence ATGAATCGCTTCCATCCGCGCGCCGTGTTGTTTATTACGTTGCTCGTTGCCGCTACCCTGGCCCTGGCAAGTTGTTCATCACCGGAACCGGCCAAACCCGCAACAACCGCCGGCCAAACCGCCGCCGCTTCCCCCGCATCTGCCGAAGAGAAACTGCCCGCGCCTTATGCCACGGGCAAAATCGTGCGGCTTGATCCGCGCTTCGACAAATTGATCGCGCCCGACGCCAAGATCGAAAAGCTCACCGAAGGCCACAAATGGGTCGAGGGGCCGGTGTGGAATAAGAAAGAGGGCTACCTGCTCTATTCGGACATCCCCAACAACGCGATTTACAAATGGCAGGAAGGCAAAGGCGATGCGCTTTTTTTGCAACCGGCGGGGTACACCGGCACGGCTCCCTTCACGGGCAAAGAGCCGGGGACAAATGGCCTGACCTACAACAAAGACGGCTTGTTGGTTTCGTGCGAGCACGGCGACCGGCGCATCGCGCAATTGGCGGCGGACGGCAAAACCAAAACGACGCTGGCCGACAAATACAATGGCAAACGCTTCAACAGTCCGAATGATCTGGTGTTCAAAACGAACGGCGATCTGTATTTCACTGATCCGCCGTATGGCCTGCCAAAAGGCGTGGATGATCCACAACGTGAAATGGATTATTGCGGCGTTTATCGTTTGGGCAAAGACGGCAAGCTCACGCTGTTGACCAAAGAAATCACGCGCCCCAACGGCATCGCGCTCGCGCCCGATGAAAAGAAGCTGTATGTCGCCAGCTCCGACCCCGACAAAGCGATTTGGATGGTGTATGACCTGAAGCCCGATGGCACGCTAGGCGCGGGCAAAGTATTCAAAGACGTCACGGCCTGGGTGAAAGAAGGCCGCAAGGGTTTGCCCGATGGGATGAAGGTGGATAAAGACGGCAATCTGTGGGCGACTGGCCCTGGCGGCGTGCATGTGTTTGCGGCAGACGGCACGCATCTGGGTTCAATTGAAACGGGCGTCCCGACAGCCAACTGTGCCTTTGGCGACGACGGAACGACGCTTTACATCACGGCTAATACGGCGCTGATTCGCGTCAAGACTGGCACGAAAGGTTTGGGCTTTTAA
- the gnd gene encoding decarboxylating 6-phosphogluconate dehydrogenase: MQLGMVGLGRMGANMVRRLMRGGHECVVFDMNPDNVKKMEDEGAKGARSIEDFINKLTKPRAAWVMVPSGDATEKTIDALSRFLSGGDSVIDGGNTYFKDDVRRAKGLAEKGIHYLDVGTSGGVWGLERGYCMMIGGPQETVARLDPIFKTLAPGPGSIGATPGREGMTSTAEQGYLYCGKAGAGHFVKMVHNGIEYGLMQAYAEGFDLFACANKPELPEDHRYDFNLADIAEVWRRGSVVSSWLLDLTASALAENPSLSNFTGFVQDSGEGRWTIQTAIEEAVPVDVLATSLFARFRSRQENTFADKILSAMRNKFGGHIEKPSGG; the protein is encoded by the coding sequence ATGCAACTGGGCATGGTAGGTCTCGGCAGGATGGGCGCGAACATGGTGCGCCGCCTGATGCGCGGCGGACACGAATGCGTGGTGTTCGACATGAATCCCGACAACGTCAAGAAGATGGAAGATGAAGGCGCCAAAGGCGCACGCTCCATCGAAGATTTCATCAACAAGCTGACCAAGCCCCGCGCTGCCTGGGTGATGGTGCCGTCGGGCGACGCGACCGAGAAGACGATTGACGCCCTCTCGCGCTTTCTCTCTGGCGGCGACAGCGTGATTGACGGCGGTAACACGTATTTCAAAGACGATGTGCGCCGGGCAAAAGGATTGGCCGAAAAAGGCATTCACTATCTGGATGTCGGCACCAGCGGCGGCGTCTGGGGGTTGGAACGCGGCTATTGCATGATGATTGGCGGGCCGCAGGAAACCGTCGCGCGCCTCGACCCCATCTTCAAAACCCTGGCCCCCGGCCCTGGTTCCATCGGCGCAACGCCGGGCCGCGAAGGCATGACCAGCACCGCCGAGCAAGGCTATCTGTATTGCGGCAAAGCGGGCGCGGGCCATTTCGTCAAGATGGTGCACAACGGCATCGAGTACGGCTTGATGCAAGCTTATGCCGAAGGCTTTGACTTGTTCGCCTGCGCCAACAAACCCGAGTTGCCCGAAGATCATCGCTACGATTTCAACCTCGCAGACATTGCCGAGGTCTGGCGGCGCGGCAGCGTGGTCAGTTCATGGTTGCTGGATTTAACCGCGTCAGCATTAGCTGAAAATCCGTCGCTCTCGAATTTCACGGGCTTCGTGCAAGACTCAGGCGAAGGGCGCTGGACGATTCAAACCGCCATCGAAGAAGCCGTGCCCGTGGATGTTTTGGCGACCTCGCTGTTCGCGCGCTTCCGTTCGCGGCAAGAGAACACTTTTGCTGACAAGATACTTTCGGCGATGCGGAATAAATTCGGGGGGCATATCGAGAAGCCTTCAGGAGGATAA
- a CDS encoding glucose-6-phosphate dehydrogenase — translation MNANVNATGMLELPSQPAPPCVMVIFGATGDLTKRKLFPALYNLAKANLLSREFAIVGTARQELTHETFREQLSQDIKTYATAEVEPHIWEWFLNRIYYTGGDLQDPANYAKLKEVIQQADQAHNCKGNYFYYLATAPQFFGESVRQLGAAGLTQEENRQWRRVIIEKPFGHDLDSAKALNTEIKQVLDEQQIYRIDHYLGKETVQNIMVFRFGNGIFEPIWNRRYIDHVQITAAETVGVEKRGGYYETSGAMRDMIPNHLFQLVSLTAMEPPISFEANAVRDEQAKILHAISPFTPEEVLTDAVRGQYGPGEMKDERVSGYRQEENVAPTSTTETFVALKLMIDNWRWADVPFYLRTGKRLGKRVTEIAIQFKRAPFVLFRETKIGRLRTNRLVIRIQPDEGISLRFGAKVPGPIMRMGAVEMDFDYVDYFGSTPSTGYERLLYDCMIGDATLFQRADMVEAGWSVIEPVLDIWQALPPRAFPNYTAGSWGPKEADEMLARDGREWRKLDE, via the coding sequence ATGAATGCAAACGTGAATGCAACCGGGATGCTCGAACTGCCGAGTCAACCCGCGCCGCCCTGTGTGATGGTCATTTTCGGCGCCACGGGCGACCTGACCAAACGCAAGCTCTTCCCCGCCCTTTATAACCTCGCCAAAGCGAATCTGTTGTCGCGTGAATTCGCCATCGTCGGCACGGCGCGCCAGGAACTGACGCACGAAACCTTTCGCGAACAACTCAGCCAGGACATCAAAACTTACGCCACGGCTGAGGTCGAGCCGCACATCTGGGAGTGGTTCTTGAATCGCATTTACTACACCGGCGGCGATCTGCAAGACCCCGCGAATTACGCCAAGCTGAAAGAAGTTATTCAGCAGGCCGACCAGGCACACAACTGCAAAGGCAATTACTTTTACTATCTGGCAACCGCGCCGCAGTTTTTCGGCGAAAGCGTGCGGCAATTGGGCGCGGCGGGATTGACGCAGGAAGAAAATCGCCAATGGCGTCGGGTGATTATCGAAAAACCCTTCGGCCACGATTTGGATTCGGCCAAGGCCCTCAACACCGAAATCAAACAGGTGCTGGACGAGCAACAGATTTATCGCATTGACCATTACCTGGGCAAAGAGACTGTGCAAAACATCATGGTCTTCCGCTTTGGCAACGGCATCTTCGAGCCGATCTGGAATCGCCGCTACATTGACCATGTGCAGATCACGGCGGCGGAAACCGTGGGCGTCGAAAAGCGCGGCGGCTATTACGAAACCTCCGGTGCTATGCGGGACATGATTCCCAATCATCTGTTTCAACTCGTTTCACTGACCGCGATGGAACCGCCTATTTCATTCGAGGCGAATGCGGTGCGCGACGAACAAGCCAAGATTCTGCACGCCATCTCGCCTTTCACGCCCGAAGAAGTGCTGACCGACGCCGTGCGCGGACAATATGGCCCCGGCGAAATGAAAGACGAACGTGTGTCCGGTTACCGGCAGGAAGAAAACGTGGCGCCCACCTCAACCACGGAAACTTTTGTGGCGCTCAAGCTGATGATCGACAATTGGCGCTGGGCCGACGTGCCGTTTTATCTGCGCACCGGCAAACGCCTGGGCAAGCGTGTGACCGAGATTGCCATTCAATTCAAACGCGCGCCCTTTGTGCTCTTCCGCGAAACCAAGATTGGCCGCCTGCGCACCAACCGGCTGGTGATTCGCATTCAACCCGACGAAGGCATTTCGCTGCGTTTCGGCGCCAAGGTACCGGGACCGATTATGCGTATGGGGGCGGTTGAGATGGATTTTGATTACGTGGACTATTTCGGCAGCACACCCAGCACTGGCTATGAACGATTGCTCTACGATTGCATGATCGGTGATGCCACGCTGTTCCAACGCGCCGACATGGTCGAAGCTGGTTGGAGCGTGATTGAACCCGTGTTGGATATTTGGCAGGCGCTGCCGCCGCGCGCCTTTCCGAATTACACTGCCGGTTCGTGGGGGCCGAAAGAAGCGGACGAGATGCTGGCGCGTGACGGGCGTGAATGGCGCAAGCTGGACGAATAG
- a CDS encoding FHA domain-containing protein, whose amino-acid sequence MSSGLSVEQQLRDWVGQLAPEHKHILLLMLAEDDKLLRAARLDFAEAQLRQLATARHQNWDSLSEEQRESFLDEVIREEEMYATQIGSSGTLTRVSCYHCGHEMTPADLYRVYFGERSPKLEPANARLVVLDVEAGNVQFPINLEGETLIGRLDPHRGIRPAVDLSKYDPASRVSRRHARITVRSGQFYLEDLGSANGTIINGRARLKPQQPAVLANGDLVKIGETTLKFAC is encoded by the coding sequence ATGTCGAGCGGACTTTCTGTTGAACAACAACTGCGGGACTGGGTTGGACAACTCGCCCCCGAACACAAACACATACTGTTGCTGATGCTGGCCGAGGACGACAAGCTGTTGCGCGCGGCCCGCTTGGATTTTGCTGAAGCGCAATTGCGGCAACTGGCGACCGCGCGCCATCAGAACTGGGACTCACTGTCGGAAGAGCAGCGCGAATCCTTCCTTGATGAAGTCATCCGCGAAGAAGAGATGTATGCAACCCAGATCGGCAGCTCCGGCACGCTGACGCGCGTCTCTTGTTACCATTGCGGCCACGAAATGACACCGGCGGATTTATACCGCGTCTATTTCGGCGAGCGTTCGCCCAAGCTCGAACCCGCCAACGCCCGCCTGGTCGTGCTGGATGTCGAAGCCGGCAATGTGCAATTCCCGATCAACCTCGAAGGCGAAACCTTGATCGGGCGGCTCGACCCACATCGCGGCATTCGCCCGGCTGTTGACCTTTCAAAGTACGACCCCGCCTCGCGTGTTTCGCGCCGCCATGCCCGCATCACTGTCAGGAGCGGCCAGTTTTATTTGGAAGACTTGGGCAGCGCCAATGGCACCATTATCAATGGCCGCGCACGGCTGAAACCGCAGCAACCGGCGGTGCTGGCGAACGGTGATTTGGTAAAGATCGGCGAGACCACGCTCAAATTCGCGTGTTAA
- a CDS encoding CIA30 family protein: MIRVFIVAALLMQLLLLRTGAPHSAQTPSAVPIAIIGATLVDGTGAEPRQADVLIRADRIEAVGTSLNIPADARRINAVGMTLTPGLFDLHTHLPYASAAGISGDWPKHLKAYLYCGVTSVTEFGTYPETFEPMRRLIKTGIIVGPRIHFAVRMTTPHGHGAEGGRGDFFSLEVSTPREARAAVKNILPYQPDAIKIFTDGWRYGAASDMTSMNEDAITAIVDEAHKNNLEVLTHTVSLDKAKIAARAGVDVIAHGVGDKDADEELFNLMREKGTTYAPTLAVYEPRGRDILTPLLNAVLEPAVLRRINPPLVPPQNPPLKPAAGSAENGDASRLRRWATLQRNTAALRKAGIRFGTGTDAGVTGTHHGWATQRELQLLVAGGLTPLEALTAATGNAAKALHVDGERGTIAPGKLADVLLIEGAPHRNIQDIEKIRHLFLGGRELDRAALAHDIAAPGITRLPAIAAQERIDDFESANSRSRLDTRWVNGTDAGMDPSQMTYGRILRPTGREEGNHALSISGRLSEKERPYLRISVPLSRGAVEPVDARAFRGVRFDARGEGAYTLLVPTANVRDNAIFQAPFLAAAQWQTVSIDFATLKQSNARNPVVWTGADLLMLSFEVARPAGSFAWLELDNVQFYK, translated from the coding sequence ATGATTCGCGTATTCATAGTGGCCGCTTTGCTGATGCAGCTTCTGCTGTTACGCACCGGTGCGCCGCACAGCGCCCAAACGCCGAGCGCTGTGCCCATCGCCATCATCGGCGCGACGTTGGTTGACGGCACCGGCGCAGAACCGCGCCAGGCGGATGTGCTCATTCGCGCCGACCGCATCGAAGCAGTGGGCACAAGCCTCAACATTCCGGCAGATGCCCGCAGGATCAATGCCGTCGGCATGACACTGACGCCAGGCTTATTCGATCTTCACACTCATTTGCCTTACGCCTCGGCGGCCGGCATCAGCGGTGATTGGCCAAAACATTTGAAGGCGTATCTATATTGCGGCGTTACCTCGGTCACTGAATTCGGCACATACCCGGAAACTTTCGAGCCGATGCGGCGACTGATCAAGACGGGCATTATTGTTGGACCGCGCATCCATTTCGCCGTGCGTATGACCACACCACACGGCCACGGCGCCGAAGGTGGGCGCGGCGATTTCTTTTCGCTCGAAGTCTCGACTCCACGCGAAGCCCGCGCCGCCGTCAAAAACATCCTGCCCTATCAACCAGACGCGATCAAAATTTTCACCGATGGCTGGCGCTACGGCGCGGCATCCGATATGACTAGCATGAACGAAGACGCCATCACCGCCATTGTGGACGAGGCCCACAAAAATAATCTGGAAGTGCTGACGCATACGGTCTCTTTAGACAAAGCGAAAATTGCCGCACGCGCCGGTGTGGACGTCATTGCCCACGGCGTCGGCGACAAGGATGCGGATGAAGAGCTTTTCAACCTCATGCGTGAGAAAGGCACGACTTACGCGCCGACACTGGCGGTATATGAACCGCGCGGGCGGGACATCCTGACGCCGTTGCTCAACGCAGTGCTAGAACCGGCTGTCTTGCGGCGCATCAATCCGCCGCTGGTGCCGCCTCAGAATCCACCGCTTAAACCAGCGGCTGGTTCCGCTGAAAACGGCGATGCGTCGCGCTTGCGCCGTTGGGCGACGTTGCAACGCAACACGGCAGCCTTGCGCAAGGCAGGCATACGCTTTGGCACGGGCACGGATGCAGGTGTGACAGGCACACATCACGGTTGGGCGACACAACGCGAATTGCAGTTGCTGGTCGCGGGCGGCTTGACGCCGCTCGAAGCGCTCACCGCCGCCACCGGCAATGCCGCCAAAGCGCTGCACGTGGATGGAGAGCGCGGCACGATTGCGCCCGGCAAGCTGGCGGATGTGCTGCTGATCGAAGGCGCGCCGCACCGCAACATCCAGGACATCGAAAAGATTCGCCACCTGTTTTTGGGCGGGCGCGAACTCGACCGTGCGGCCCTGGCCCACGACATTGCCGCGCCGGGCATCACCAGGCTTCCAGCCATCGCGGCGCAGGAACGTATTGACGACTTTGAGAGCGCCAATAGCCGCAGCCGGCTCGATACGCGCTGGGTCAATGGCACAGACGCCGGAATGGATCCGTCGCAGATGACATACGGACGCATCTTGCGCCCAACTGGCAGAGAGGAAGGCAACCACGCGCTTTCCATCAGTGGTCGCCTATCAGAAAAAGAGCGCCCCTATTTGCGCATCAGCGTGCCGCTCAGTCGCGGTGCGGTTGAACCCGTGGATGCGCGCGCATTTCGCGGTGTGCGCTTCGACGCGCGGGGCGAAGGCGCTTACACGCTGCTCGTGCCGACGGCAAACGTGCGCGACAATGCGATTTTCCAAGCGCCGTTCCTGGCTGCGGCACAATGGCAAACTGTTTCGATTGACTTTGCCACGCTAAAGCAAAGCAATGCGCGCAACCCGGTCGTCTGGACTGGCGCGGACTTGCTGATGCTGAGCTTTGAAGTCGCCAGACCTGCCGGGAGCTTTGCCTGGCTGGAATTGGACAACGTGCAGTTTTATAAGTAA